Below is a genomic region from Campylobacter geochelonis.
TGTTTGCAACTGCTTTTTTTATAACAAACCACACCGCTGCATATAAAAAATGGCTTCAAGCCGCCTTTTTACCGATAATCTTGTTTTGTTTTTACGCGATAATCGTGAGAGTAAACGAGTATGGCTGGAGCGTGAACCGTGTGTATGTTTTTGCGTGTTGTTCTAGTTTGTTTGTTACAAATTTATATGCGCTGGGTGCTAAATTTAGACTCTCGCGCGTTTTTTTGTTTAGTGCTTTTATCATATACATACTTACTATTTCGCCATTTAGCGCAAAAAATATCGCTATAAAGTCTCAAACCAATGTGTTTTTAGCCAATTATAAAACCAACATCAAAAAGGCAAATGAAGCTTATGATTATCTTAAAAAATTAAATGCAAAACTATCAGAAAAAATCGAGCAAGAGCATAAAATACTACAAAACGCCTTAAAAAAACAAGAACCAATCGAGTATCAAAAGTATGTAAAATACGCCAACGTCGCTGGTTGTAAGCTGTTTATCAAAGATATAAGGCTAGATGAGTATAAAAGTGAGGTAAAGGCTGATAAACTAGATATTATAACGGATAATTTTAGCATTATTATCGCTGATTCAAACTCGACTAAAACGATAAAAAAAGAGCAAATCGCAACTAAATTTCTAGAAAAAAGCAGCGAAAAAAGTGTAAATTTTAAAATAGATGGTGTTAAATTTTTTATAAACTACATCACTTTTGATGAACATAGCACATTAAAAAGTGCGCATTTTGATCTGTGTTTGTAGTATGAATAAAAATTTGTTTTATAAAGAGCGAATTTTGCTTGACTTTGAAATTTAAAAGATGTGTACGTGCTGGCGAAATTTAAAAGATAATATTTTATTTTTCATTTGTCTTTAAATTTAGCTTAGAAATTTAGTAAAAAATCAAAATTTTATAGCCAAAATGTGCAAATTTAAAACATAAATAAATTTAAAAATTTAGTAAAAAATCACTTTACCGCAACCAAATTCGCTCTAAATTTATAAATTATTTCTTAAATCTCTCATTAAACCACATAAAACAATACGCCATACTAGCAGCTTTTACATAATTTTCATCATAAACAAATTTCATCGCATCTTTAACAAGTAGGTAAAATGGTTCGATTTGTTCGTTATCTATACCGCCACCTTTCCATTTTTTCATACTTTCGTTGATTTTAGCGTAAAATATCGTCTGTTTCCCACCAGCAAATCCAAAAGAGCTATAAAACGAGCCGATTTTTACGACATTTTCTACCTTATAACCAACCTCTTCATAAATTTCTTCTATAATTGTCTCTTCTTCGCTAATGCCCTTATCTAAGATTCCAGCGCAAAGTTCATATGTAAAACCGCGCTCTAAAACGTCCTCTTTTTGCCTGCACCAAACCGCAGGTCGAAACTGCTTAACAAGCAAAAAAGCCTCTTTTTCTTCATGATATAAAAGCACACTCACACTATCGTGAACTTTCACACAGTCCCAATGCATAGCCTTTCCATCTCTTTCAAACTCCATTCTAAATGGTTTTATGAAATTTGACTCTGGCATTTTAGTTATTTTTACATTTTTTATAGTAGTATCCACGTCGCAAGTCCTAAAAAGCTAAAAAATCCTATGATATCAGTAAGCGCAGTTAGTAAAACAGATGAGCCAACTGCTGGGTCGATGTTGAGTTTTTTAAGAGTTAAAGGTATAACTGTACCCAAAAATCCAGCAAACATAATACTTATAAACATCGCACACGCTATAACAACACCAAGCATAGCTATATCAAACCAGATATAAGCAACAATGCCAAGTAAACAGGCAAACACAAGTCCATTTACAAGAACGATTCCTATCTCTTTTTTCAAAACGCCTTTTTTATCGTTAAACTCAATCTCACCAAGCGCTAAGCGGCGAACCGTAACAGTAAGTGCTTGTGTTCCGGCATTTCCACTCATACCACTAACTATAGGCATCAAAATAGCAAGCGCAACGATAGTTTCAATCGTCTTGTCAAAAAAACCGATTATAAAAGAGGCGATAAGAGCGGTAAAAAGGTTTAAAAGCAGCCAAATAGCGCGCGCTTTTCCAGCTTTAAAAAGTGTATCTTCTTCCTCTGCCTCATCATCAACTCCAGCTAGGTTATAAATCTGCTCAGTCGCTCTTTCTTGTATGATATCGTGTATATCATCAGTAGTAATCCTACCAACTAAAACTCCCCTACTATCGACAACCGGCAAAACAGATAGATCAAATTTCTCAAATTTAGTAACAACATCATCTATATGTTCGCTATCTTGCGCAAATTTAGGTCTAAACTCATCTTCTTTAGCGCTTCTTACAACTTCATCAATCGTTAAACTAAAATTATAGATAATCAAATCCGCAAGCGGTATCGAATACTTCAAAACGCCCTTTTTATCAACAGCAAAAAGCTGATAAACGCTCTCTAACTCGCCAGTATGCCTTAAGCTTCTTAGTCTATCAACCGCTTCTTTTACAGTTTCATCTAAATTTGCTTTAAAAAGCTCGATTTGCATATACGCGCCAGCTTCATCCTCATCGTAGTTTGAAAGCTTTAAAATATCCTCTTTATCATCATCATCAAGCTCATCAAAAATTTCTCTAGCTTTTACTTCATCAATATCATCGATGTATTCTAAAAGCTCAACTTGATCATCGCTTTCTAGCTCTTCCATAGCTTCAACAAGCTTTTCTTTTGGAACATTTTCAAGCACATCTTTTAACATATGCTCTGGCATCTCGATAGCTGCGTCTGCTAAGCTTTCAGCGTCAAGTTTTTCTAAGTATGAGGTGTATTCATCTTCATCATGTTTTTTTAGCGTTTTTAAGTGTTCGGTGATATCAACACCACTTAACTCATCTTCTGAAGTTTCGTTTATATGGGAGTCAAGCAGCTCTTTAGCTTCTAAAAAATCCTCATGAAGCTCTTTTTTTTGGATATCGTTTTCATCATTTGTTTTGCTATTTGACTCATTTTTTGGCATAAATTTTCCTTATTCTAAAGCTCTATAAAGTTATCAAACTGCACAAATTTAGCAGGATTATTATGCCCACCAATTGCTTTTTGAAGCTTTTGGTTTTGCTCTTTTACAAATTTTTGAAAAAGCACTTTTTCTTTAGTTTCTATATTCTCTTTTGCAGTGTATACAACCTTTTGAAAATCCATCGCCTTGTTGTTTTTATAAAGTCCTAGATGAAGGTGCGGGCCACTTGCTAACCCAGTATTTCCTACATATGCAACTATTTCGCCTTGCTTAATTCTTGCTCCATTTTTTATACCTTTAGCAAATTTACTAAGATGAGCATAAAGGCTTTTATATCCGCCAACGTGCTGAATTTCTAAAGTATTTCCATAGCCACCTTTTTTGCCTACAAAACTTACTCTTCCATCACCAACAGCTTTTATCGGAGTGCCTTTTTTAGCACCATAATCAGTGCCTAAATGTGCACGATAAATTTTTAAAACCGGATGAAATCTCTTTGGAGTAAATTTAGATGTTACTCTAGCTCCAGGAATTGGTAGTTTAAAAAGAAATTTTTCATTCATTTTTCCGCGCTCATCATAATACTTTGAATCAAAGTAGTAAAGATAGTTGCTCTTTCCATTTTCTTCTATCATACCAGATATTATCTGAGGCTGTCCAAAAGGCTGTCCGAGTCTATCACGTTGAGTGTAATAAAGTGCGATTTGATCGCCTTTTCTAAGGTTTTTAAAATTCACAGATTTGTTAAACATAAGCATAAAAGCATTTGCTAAAAAGCCATTTCCTGTTGCTGCGTTTATATCGATATATGGCGAATTTTCTATTGTTACGCCTAGTGTATAGGTGCTTTCGTTGTATGCAATCGGGGTAAAATCAATCTTATATTTATTTTTTGCATCTTTAAAAATTTGAATTTGAAGCTCATCGCTTATGGGTATTAAAATTTGATCTATCTTTCCATCTTCATCTTTTAAAACCTCACAACTCGCCTCAGCTGCTATCTCAGTGGTTAGTTCTTGATCTTCTGGACTTAAATCATAATATAACGATGATGGTATTTCATTATCGCTTAAGAATTTTAAAAAGCTTACTCCAGCTGGCCATTTAAACTGCTCCATAGTAAAGCCAGAACCAAAAACCGAACAACAAAACAAAAACAAAAAAAGAATTTTTCTAGCCATTAAAACACCTAAAGTTGATTAATCAATCGATAATTTTACACTAATACAGTTTATGTA
It encodes:
- a CDS encoding peptidoglycan DD-metalloendopeptidase family protein, which codes for MARKILFLFLFCCSVFGSGFTMEQFKWPAGVSFLKFLSDNEIPSSLYYDLSPEDQELTTEIAAEASCEVLKDEDGKIDQILIPISDELQIQIFKDAKNKYKIDFTPIAYNESTYTLGVTIENSPYIDINAATGNGFLANAFMLMFNKSVNFKNLRKGDQIALYYTQRDRLGQPFGQPQIISGMIEENGKSNYLYYFDSKYYDERGKMNEKFLFKLPIPGARVTSKFTPKRFHPVLKIYRAHLGTDYGAKKGTPIKAVGDGRVSFVGKKGGYGNTLEIQHVGGYKSLYAHLSKFAKGIKNGARIKQGEIVAYVGNTGLASGPHLHLGLYKNNKAMDFQKVVYTAKENIETKEKVLFQKFVKEQNQKLQKAIGGHNNPAKFVQFDNFIEL
- the mgtE gene encoding magnesium transporter → MPKNESNSKTNDENDIQKKELHEDFLEAKELLDSHINETSEDELSGVDITEHLKTLKKHDEDEYTSYLEKLDAESLADAAIEMPEHMLKDVLENVPKEKLVEAMEELESDDQVELLEYIDDIDEVKAREIFDELDDDDKEDILKLSNYDEDEAGAYMQIELFKANLDETVKEAVDRLRSLRHTGELESVYQLFAVDKKGVLKYSIPLADLIIYNFSLTIDEVVRSAKEDEFRPKFAQDSEHIDDVVTKFEKFDLSVLPVVDSRGVLVGRITTDDIHDIIQERATEQIYNLAGVDDEAEEEDTLFKAGKARAIWLLLNLFTALIASFIIGFFDKTIETIVALAILMPIVSGMSGNAGTQALTVTVRRLALGEIEFNDKKGVLKKEIGIVLVNGLVFACLLGIVAYIWFDIAMLGVVIACAMFISIMFAGFLGTVIPLTLKKLNIDPAVGSSVLLTALTDIIGFFSFLGLATWILL
- a CDS encoding DUF4153 domain-containing protein, which produces MNNYKTTILHHFMSITTAFLFSLFISEMFDYIPKFSFLFSYISPNLSYLMFESKFYMFLFILIPFAMFCEQFFRVKWAVLAFFLYVYFSCYFVFGLLDFWIMLLLFSSNFMLYIFAFSRNFVTQDDALNHIALNCVNAAIYLLLFFIIYIILLSSCEYLFSVNITFLYKLSWILIPIFLLYFLKNVRENRAKFILAKIGFIGFYGFICLYMLFLYIYILLYAFGDEKSGVINLMMWFVLFATAFFITNHTAAYKKWLQAAFLPIILFCFYAIIVRVNEYGWSVNRVYVFACCSSLFVTNLYALGAKFRLSRVFLFSAFIIYILTISPFSAKNIAIKSQTNVFLANYKTNIKKANEAYDYLKKLNAKLSEKIEQEHKILQNALKKQEPIEYQKYVKYANVAGCKLFIKDIRLDEYKSEVKADKLDIITDNFSIIIADSNSTKTIKKEQIATKFLEKSSEKSVNFKIDGVKFFINYITFDEHSTLKSAHFDLCL
- a CDS encoding NUDIX domain-containing protein, which codes for MDTTIKNVKITKMPESNFIKPFRMEFERDGKAMHWDCVKVHDSVSVLLYHEEKEAFLLVKQFRPAVWCRQKEDVLERGFTYELCAGILDKGISEEETIIEEIYEEVGYKVENVVKIGSFYSSFGFAGGKQTIFYAKINESMKKWKGGGIDNEQIEPFYLLVKDAMKFVYDENYVKAASMAYCFMWFNERFKK